A genomic segment from Nicotiana tabacum cultivar K326 chromosome 7, ASM71507v2, whole genome shotgun sequence encodes:
- the LOC107767966 gene encoding protein BASIC PENTACYSTEINE4, with the protein MDDGGRRESRRHRMDCSKGGHAPWNVVPPYQMKDQEAFIMNTKIRMLFAERDAAVEERDRAVIEKNTVLTERDLAIQQRDTAIAERDTAIKERDNAIAALHFQESTMNGTLGCRTRGTKRPNQTKNHCDNSTDSVCINRDVPLTDAFPISAISSEVAKALQVKRTKGNKGMSRKSAKSPRKTKKVSEDLNRHLTTDGSKAEWDAQDLGSINQIKFDESSMPIPVCTCTGIPRQCYKWGSGGWQSSCCTTYLSEYPLPQLPNKRHARIGGRKMSGSVFSRLLTRLAAVGHDLSMPIDLKTYWAKHGTNRYITIK; encoded by the exons ATGGACGATGGGGGCCGACGAGAAAGTAGGAGACACAGAATGGATTGCTCCAAAGGAGGTCATGCGCCG TGGAACGTGGTACCTCCTTATCAGATGAAGGACCAAGAGGCTTTCATCATGAATACGAAAATCAGAATGCTCTTCGCTGAACGAGACGCTGCTGTTGAAGAACGGGATAGAGCAGTGATTGAAAAGAATACAGTATTAACAGAGCGAGATTTGGCAATCCAGCAGCGAGATACAGCAATTGCTGAGCGAGATACTGCCATAAAAGAAAGGGACAATGCAATTGCTGCCCTCCACTTTCAGGAAAGCACCATGAATGGAACATTGGGTTGTAGGACACGCGGAACAAAGCGCCCTAATCAAACTAAAAATCATTGCGACAATAGCACTGATTCTGTTTGTATCAATAGGGATGTGCCCTTAACTGATGCTTTTCCTATATCGGCCATTTCATCTGAAGTTGCCAAGGCACTCCAAGTAAAGCGAACAAAGGGAAACAAAGGCATGTCAAGGAAGTCAGCGAAATCGCCAAGGAAGACAAAGAAAGTGAGTGAAGATTTGAATCGGCATCTTACAACAGATGGATCTAAAGCTGAATGGGATGCTCAGGATCTTGGGTCAATAAACCAGATCAAGTTTGACGAATCTTCCATGCCAATACCTGTTTGCACGTGTACCGGAATACCAAGGCAGTGTTACAAATGGGGAAGTGGGGGTTGGCAGTCATCTTGCTGCACTACATATCTGTCAGAGTATCCACTACCGCAATTGCCAAACAAGCGCCATGCTCGTATTGGTGGTAGGAAAATGAGTGGAAGCGTATTTAGCAGATTGCTTACAAGGCTTGCAGCAGTTGGCCATGATCTGTCTATGCCAATTGATCTCAAGACTTATTGGGCCAAACATGGTACGAATCGCTACATTACCATCAAGTGA